A DNA window from Choristoneura fumiferana chromosome 2, NRCan_CFum_1, whole genome shotgun sequence contains the following coding sequences:
- the LOC141442269 gene encoding uncharacterized protein — MDRCQFTMAQQEALCDGEDTSCLDTLITKETCQLPAVVGHCRSYNERWFYDTAGGHCEPFGFSGCGGNANNFPTFDECQKRCANAPVSSTLLTTAVPSLTTTAEITSNKKTKSTPSSADNEVLQNDSPIAEDVSCEVGPWLGWTSCFGDCEYALKLNFRLVVRAGSGSGRTCPNLIKSRTCKLGHCRKSAVVSATEFVSDHTPGSNKTSEETKV, encoded by the exons ATGGACCGCTGTCAGTTCACGATGGCACAACAAGAGGCGCTGTGTGACGGAGAAGACACGAGCTGCTTGGATACACTAATTACTAAAG AAACATGCCAGCTCCCAGCAGTGGTTGGTCACTGCCGCAGCTACAACGAGCGTTGGTTTTACGACACCGCCGGGGGACACTGCGAGCCCTTTGGCTTCAGCGGCTGCGGCGGCAATGCCAACAACTTTCCTACGTTCGACGAGTGCCAGAAACGCTGCGCCAATGCACCGGTCTCTAGCACATTATTAACCACTG ctGTACCATCGCTCACAACCACAGCTGAAATAACTTCCAACAAGAAAACAAAGTCGACGCCTTCCAGTGCAGATAATGAGGTCCTCCAAAACGATTCACCAATTGCAG AGGACGTGAGCTGCGAGGTAGGCCCATGGCTAGGCTGGACTAGCTGCTTTGGCGATTGCGAGTACGCTCTCAAGCTCAACTTTAGGCTGGTTGTG CGGGCTGGCTCGGGTTCCGGCAGGACTTGTCCCAACTTAATAAAGAGTCGCACCTGCAAGCTTGGCCACTGCCGCAAGTCAGCAGTTGTGTCCGCCACCGAGTTCGTCAGTGACCACACTCCAGGCAGCAATAAGACGAGTGAGGAAACTAAGGTCTAA